In Daphnia magna isolate NIES linkage group LG5, ASM2063170v1.1, whole genome shotgun sequence, a single genomic region encodes these proteins:
- the LOC116923836 gene encoding uncharacterized protein LOC116923836 isoform X2: MAEAVVSSEAKCFPRHFYRHRHVTCHRLMHCLSELFYLKCQGTVMARSPSTVLSDLHPLCSNKKLHGEEALVLYLICHLLGKMEKDQGLSYRV; encoded by the exons atggctgaagcggtggtATCGTCTGAAGCGAAGTGCTTTCCTCGCCATTTCTATCGCCATCGCCATGTCACATGTCATCGTCTGATGCATTGTTTGTCCGAGCTTTTTTATCTTAA ATGTCAGGGTACAGTAATGGCACGGTCCCCTTCGACTGTATTGTCTGACCTACACCCCTT GTGTTCGAACAAGAAATTACATGGAGAGGAAGCTTTAGTTTTGTACTTGATTTGTCACTTGTTGGGCAAGATGGAAAAAGATCAGGGTTTG agTTATAGGGTCTAG
- the LOC116923836 gene encoding uncharacterized protein LOC116923836 isoform X1 yields MAEAVVSSEAKCFPRHFYRHRHVTCHRLMHCLSELFYLKCQGTVMARSPSTVLSDLHPLCSNKKLHGEEALVLYLICHLLGKMEKDQGLMFSLLTRRLDVGNT; encoded by the exons atggctgaagcggtggtATCGTCTGAAGCGAAGTGCTTTCCTCGCCATTTCTATCGCCATCGCCATGTCACATGTCATCGTCTGATGCATTGTTTGTCCGAGCTTTTTTATCTTAA ATGTCAGGGTACAGTAATGGCACGGTCCCCTTCGACTGTATTGTCTGACCTACACCCCTT GTGTTCGAACAAGAAATTACATGGAGAGGAAGCTTTAGTTTTGTACTTGATTTGTCACTTGTTGGGCAAGATGGAAAAAGATCAGGGTTTG ATGTTTTCCTTGTTGACAAGACGTCTTGATGTCGGTAACACCTAA
- the LOC116923836 gene encoding uncharacterized protein LOC116923836 isoform X3 has protein sequence MAEAVVSSEAKCFPRHFYRHRHVTCHRLMHCLSELFYLKCSNKKLHGEEALVLYLICHLLGKMEKDQGLMFSLLTRRLDVGNT, from the exons atggctgaagcggtggtATCGTCTGAAGCGAAGTGCTTTCCTCGCCATTTCTATCGCCATCGCCATGTCACATGTCATCGTCTGATGCATTGTTTGTCCGAGCTTTTTTATCTTAA GTGTTCGAACAAGAAATTACATGGAGAGGAAGCTTTAGTTTTGTACTTGATTTGTCACTTGTTGGGCAAGATGGAAAAAGATCAGGGTTTG ATGTTTTCCTTGTTGACAAGACGTCTTGATGTCGGTAACACCTAA